The genomic stretch AGAGAAACTGACCGGTCGGCGTCGCGAACGAGGGATCCGAGAGACCGTGCGCCAGCCACGTGTAGCCGGTGTAGTGGGCCGTCGGGCTGATCCGAGCACTGTCGTGAGGCACGGGCGCATCCTACGCCGGCCTGTGTGAGCGTGCGAAAACCTCTCCAAGAGCGATCCTTGTGCGAGTGGTTCTGAGTGCTTACAGCTTCACTCAGGACACGACGACCGTTCCGTGGTATCACTGAACATCAGACCAGTACGCTAGAGAGTCAGTCGTGCGCATCGCCAGCATCCACCTCCCATCCTTTTCGCTCCAGGCCGCCATCGCCGTCGCTCCGGATCGTGCCGCGCTCGCAGCGCATCCGGTGGCGGTGGTCGATGTCGCCTCTCCCGTCGTCACCGCGTGCTCGCGCGCGGCCTGGGTCCGCGGCGTCCGCCCCGGCATGGTCGCGTCGGTCGCGCGCGGCCACGCGCCTGAGCTGGTCACGCTGGTCCGCGACCTCGCCGGCGAGCTCGAGCTGCTGCGCGCCCTCGGCGACCGGCTGCTCGGGCTGGCCCCGGTGGTCGATCTCGGCGGACCGCCGCGCGGACAGCACCACGCCATGGTCGTCGAGGTGCCCGCGGGCAAGCGCGGCGCCACGTTCGGCGCGCGCCTGGTCGAGGCCTTCCAGGAGCGCGGCCTGCACGTGCGCGTCGGGATCGCCGACGATCGCTTCACCGCCGCCATCGCCGCGTCGAGCGGCGACCACGACGGCGCGGTCACCTGCGTGCCGCGCGGCGGGTCGGCGGCGTTCCTGGCCCCGCTGCCGCTGGCCCTGCTGGCGCTGCCGGCCGAGGTCCAGCACATGCTCGAGTGCCTGGGCGTGCGCACGCTCGGCGCCTTCGCCGATCTGCCGCCGCCGTCGGTGGCGCGGGCCTGGGACGCCGACCTGCAGGCGCTGGCCCGCGGCGACAGCGGCGGTCGGCTCGATCCGTACGTGCCGCCGCCCCGCCTGCACGAGCGGGTCCACGTCGATGGCAGGCTCGGCGCCGCGGTCCAGGCCGTGGCCGACCGGGTGATCGCGCGGCTCGGCTGTCGCGGCGGCGCCACCGCCCAGCTCGCGCTCGGCCTGGGCGCGGGTGCGCCGATCCGCATCGAGATCGACGGCGCGATGTCCGCCGACGAGCTCGGCGACGCGCTGGCCCGGGCCATCGGCTCCGCCACGCCGCTGGTGCTCGACGTCGACGTCACCACCGCCGCCGACGCGCCGTTGCTCGCGCCGGCCGTGCCACCGCCGCCGCCGCTGGTGCTGACCGCGGTGCCGAGCGTCCTCGGCGATCGCCCCGAGCACCGCCGCACCCGGCGCGGCAAGCAGCGCCCGCGGATCGCCCCCGGCCAGGCCCGGCTGTTCACGTCGGACTGAGTTTCCAGGGAGGCCTGTCGCCAGGCCTCCCCTCGTCGGGGGCGAGCCCCGACGAGCCTCCCCTCCGAGACGCGAAACTCCCGGCGCATGGACCGGTGCTCGACCGAAATACTGACAAGCGCTGAGCCCCAGAGGGCCCGTCGCCAGGCCCTCCCCCGTCGGGGGCAAGCCCCGACGGGGCCCCTACCCACGACCACCCACGACGCGAGACGCCCGGCGCGCCGACCGGTGCTCGACCGAAATGCTGACAAGCGCTGAGTCCCCAGAGGGGTCGTGGCCGAACCCAGGCAGGTGCAGGGGCGCTCCGACGTCCGAGGTCACGCCCGGACCACGTCGGCAGCTCGGGCAAGCTCGAACGAGGGTCCCGAGCCGCCGAGCCGCCGCTCCACCGACGACGCGAGACTCTCGGCGCCGACGCTGGCGCCGCCGTGCTACACGTCGGCCATGGCCGACTCGCTCGAAGACAAGCTCCGCCAGCAGCTCACCGCTGCGATGAAGGCGAAGGACTCCCGGACCGCCAACCTGGTGCGCATGATCAACACCAAGATCATGGAGCGCCGCACCGCCGAGGGCTTCAGCGGCGTGGTCGACGACGCGCTGATCCTCGACGTGATCTCCTCCTACAAGAAGGCGATGGAGAAGGCCCGGACCGAGTACGCGGCGCTCGGCGACCGCGGCAAGGACCAGGTCACCGAGCTCGAGTTCGAGCTGGCCTGGTGCGCGACCATGCTCCCGGCCGGCGCGTCCGAGGACGAGCTGCGCGCCGCGGTCGCCGCGGCGGTCGCGTCGCTGCCGGCCAAGGATCCCAAGATGGCGGGCCGGGTCATCGGCATGGTCAAGAAGCAGCTCGGCGATCGCGCCGACGCCCAGCTGGTCAAGCGCCTCGCCGACGAGGCCCTCGCCTGAGCGTCAGGCGGGTTCGGTCGCCGACGCGCAGACCTGCGCGCGAACGATCAGAGGGCTCAGGCGCTGCGCGCCTGGCTCCCGCGGCGTCCGCGGCTCAGACCGCGACCGGGAGGACCCGGCGGCGGACCAGCTTGATCGACAGCAGCCGGTACAGCATCTTCGACACCTCGAAGCTGCCCATCCGCGACTTGCGGACGATGTCCTTGACGGTGTTCTTGCCGTTGACCTGCTCGAGCACCGCCAGCTCCTCGCGGGTGAGCCGGCCGCGGCCCATCTGGGCCACCGCGTCCTCGTTGCGCAGGAACACCAGCTCGAAGTCGTCGATGGCCCGCTCGATCAGGTGCCACTCGTCGACGCGGCGGAAGCCCTCCATGAGCAGGGCCTCGACGTCGAGCTCGAGCGCGGCCTCGACCACCGGCGCCGGCGCGTCGCTGCCGGCCACGAACGCGAACGTGCCGTAGCGCCAGCGCAGCGCCTCGTACAGGAGCTCGCTGGTCTGCCGCGCGAGCGCGGTCCGGCGATCGGCGACGCTCAGGTGGCCCAGGCGCACGAGCTGCTCGCCGATCAGCTTGGCGGCGCCGGCGCGGCTGGCCAGGAACGCGTCGAAGTCGCCGCGCGGCATCAGCTCGCCGTCGACGATGTAGCGGCCCAGGAGCAGATCGTCGGCGAGGCCGGTGCCCAGGGCCTGGTCGATCCGCCCGCGCCGGAAGTACACGTCGATCCGGGCGCCGTTGCGCATCACCGTCAGCACGCCCGACTGCTCCTGGTGGTCGAGCAGCTGGACGATCTCGGCCAGCGGGATCACGCGCAGATCGCCGCGCAGCGACTCGCCGTCGAACACCGCCGGATCCAGCCCGGCCACCACCTGCGCCAGGGCGTCGTCGTCGAGCGCCGACCGCACCGTGTCAGCGATCGCGCCGGCGTCGGTCGGCACCCGGGCGTCGCCCTCGCCGCCGCCGTCGGCCGCGTCGGCCAGCGCGAACAGCGCCGCGACCCGGGCCGCGACCACGTCGGTCAGGTGGGCGCGCAGCGCCGCGAGCGCCCGGGCCCGGCCGCTGGTCGGGTCGATGACCTCGGCCGGCGCGACGCCGTCGCTCCGACCGCTGTCGCCGCTCCGGTACTTGCCGACCGTGTGCTGCACCACCGCGGTGATCGCCTCGGGCGAGAACGGCTTGGTGATGTAGTCGACGATGCCCATGACCTTGACGAACCGCTCGCCGACCTGGTCGCCCTTGGCGCTCATCAGCACCACCGGGATCTCGCGCAGCGCGGGGTCGGCGGCCAGCTCCCGGCACACCTGATAGCCGTTCATCTTCGGCATCACGAAGTCGAGCAAGATCAGGTCAGGGCGGTTCGCGCGGGCGGCCGCGAGCCCGGCCTCGCCGTCGGCGGCGGCCTCGACCACGAACCCGGCCTTGGTGAGCACGAGCTGCACCACCCGAACGATCGTCGGACTGTCATCGATGACGAGGACCCGCTCCGCGGCCATGACCGGCGCATCCTACTCGATCCGATCTGACCGGGGGGCCGAACGCCCACCCGTTCACGCGCGCCCGACCATGTAGGTGTTTGCGCGCAATTCGCGATCGGCTGGGAGTTTGGTCGCGTCTCGGGGGCCGTGGTAGCCTGTTGCACGTCTCTCATGGCCTCACCCGGGCACACGCTGGACAAGTACCCGAGGCGGTTCGGGAAGTACCACCTCCTCGGACCACTGGCCCAGGGCGGGATGGGGGCCCTGTACCTCGCGGTCACCGGCGATCGAGGCCTCGAGCGCATGATGGTCATCAAGACCGTCCTGCCCCACCTCGCCGACGCCGAGTACGTCGCGCGGTTCCGCGACGAGGCCAAGGTCGTGGTCAAGCTGTCGCACGGCAACCTGATCCCGGTGTTCGACGCCGGCCAGGTCAACGGCGAGCTGTTCCTGGCGATGGACTTCGTCGAGGGCCGCGATCTGCGCGCGATCTGGAACCGCTGCGCCCGCGAGCGGGTGGCGTTCCCGGTCGACATCGCGGTCTACGTGGTCAAGGAGCTGTGCCGCGGTCTGGCCTATGCCCACGCGTTCCCCGACCTACAGCTGGTCCACCGCGACATCTCCCCGCCCAACATCCTGGTGTCCTACACCGGCGAGGTGAAGCTGACCGACTTCGGGCTGGCGTCGTCCACGCTGAAGCTCGAGAAGACCGCGCCCGGCATCATCTACGGCAAGGTCGCGTACATGTCGCCCGAGCAGGCCCGGGGCGAGAAGCTCGACGGCCGCAGCGATCAATACGCGATCGCGATCGTGCTGTGGGAGCTGCTCACCGGCCGGCAGCTGTTCCCGCCGGGCAAGGAGCAGCCGCAGGACCTGCTGACCCGGGCCCGCAACCCCGAGGTGCTGCGGCCGAGCCGCAAGGCGCCGCGCGTGCCGGCCGAGCTCGACGACATCGTCGTGCGCGCGCTGTCGGCCGAGAAGGACCAGCGCTACCCGACCTGCGACGAGATGCGGCAGGCGCTGCAGGGCTGGTTGGCGATCAACGCCCCGACCACCGACTCGACCCGGATGTCGGACTTCCTGCGCGACCTGTTCGCCGACGACATCGTCAACGAGCGCACGGAGCGCGAGGCCATGCTGTCGAACGTGCGGCGCCGGGCCATGACGCTGCCGCCGACCGACGAGCTGCGCCAGATCCTCGAGAAGTCGGGCGACTACCACGTCGGCACCGACTCGTTGGCCGCGACCGCGGTGCGGACGCCCGGCTCGGTCGGGCGCCGGTCCGCCGACCGCGGCGACCAGGGGGTCGACCGGCGCAAGGCCAACGACCGCCGCGGGCCCGCGGCGGTGACCGCGCTGATGCCCGACGCGGACCCGTCGCCGACGGACTCGCAGCCGATCCTGGGGATGATCGTCGACGGTCGCTACCGGGTCGTCGAGCTGATCGGCGAGGGCGGGATGGGCAAGGTGTACCTGGCCGAGCACATCGACATCGGCAAGAAGGTCGCGCTCAAGGTCCTGCACCCGAGCTACAGCCGCATGCCCGACCTGGTCGAGCGGTTCCGGCGCGAGGCGCGCGCGGCGTCGAAGATCGGCCACCCGCACATCGTCGACGTCACCGACTCGGGCACCACCGCCGACGGCTCGGCCTACTTCGTCATGGAGTTCCTCCAGGGCGTCGAGCTGGGGTCGGTGATCGAGCGCGAGGGCGCGCTCGAGGTCGGCCGCGCGGTGCGGATCACCCAGCAGATCTGCCGCGCGCTGGCCGCCGCGCACACGGCCGGGATCATCCACCGCGACCTGAAGCCCGAGAACGTGTTCCTGACGATCCGCGACGGCACCACCGACTTCGTCAAGGTGCTCGACTTCGGCATCGCCAAGACCACCGAGGCCGAGGAGGCGCGCGAGCGCAAGCTCACCAGCCCCGGCATGGCGATGGGCACGCCCGAGTACATGGCGCCCGAGCAGGCCGCGGGCCGCCCGGCCGACGCCCGCTGCGACGTCTACGCGCTCGGCGCGATCCTGTACGAGATGCTGACCGGGGTGCCGCCCTACCAGGGCGACAACTTCATGGAGATCCTGACCAAGAAGGCGACGGTCGATCCGGTGGCGCCGATCCACCTGCGCTCGACCATCCCGGCGCCGGTGTCGGCGCTGGTGGCCGAGGCCATGGCCCGCAACCCCGACGATCGCCCCGCGACGATGGAGGCGTTCGAGTACGAGCTGACCAAGTGCATGGCCGGGCGCGGCACCGCGGTGGCGCAGATCCTCGGCATGTCGACCGATCAGCACCTGGTCGCGAGCCTCAACCCGGGGCTGTCGGGCCGCACGATCGACTCGGGCGTGTTCGCGCGGCCGACCTCGTCGCCGGCGCTGATGGTGCCGCGGACCCAGACCCCGATCCCGGGCGCGCTGATGGCGAGCCCGTCGACGCCGACGTCGTCGGCGCGGGTCGACGTGGTGGCGGCGCCGATGGCCGACCCCGCCGAGAGCCTGGCGCTGCCGTTGCAACGGGCCGGCTGGGCCACCGCGGCCTGGACCCTGCTCGGCCTCGGGCTCGCGGTCGGCGTCGGGGTGATCCTGTTCGTCGCCGCCGGCGAGCGCCGCGGCCACGTCAACGCCACCGCCGCGACCGCGGCGCCGAGCCCAGCCGCGGTCATCGTCGACGCTGGCGTGCCCCCGATCGACGCGGGCAAGGTCACGCCGGGCCCCGGCCCGGGCTCGAACCACGGCTCGGCCGGGCCGACGCGGACCGTCGACGTCCCGCCGTCGGACGGCGGCAGCGGCAAGCCCCGGATCAAGCCCGCGGGCGGCACCGGCGCGGCGCCGCCAGCGACGCTGTCCGAGGCCGACGCGGCCAAGCTCCTGGCCCAGGCCAACGACATGAAGGACCGCCTGCGCTACGCCGAGGCGAAGACCGCCTACGAGCAGGTGATCGCCAGCGGCCACTACCGCGGCGACGCGCTGGTCGGGTTGGCGTGGGTCTACTTCCAGACCTCCGACGTCGATCGGGCGATCGACACCGCCGACAAGGCCGTGCGCGCCGGCGCGGGCGACACCGCGCGCAAGATGCTCGGCCACTTCTACTTCAAGAAGGGCTTCTACGATCAGGCGCTGGTCTACTACCAGGCGCTGCTCAAGGCGCACCCGAAGGACAGCGGGCTGATCGAGCTGGTGAACGCGACCAAGGCCAAGCTGGCCAAGCAGCAGGGCGCGGCGGGCAGCGGCGGCAGCGGTCGCTGACCGATCTCGTCGAGGATCCCGAGCTCCGTGGCCGTGCGTCTCGTCGACGCTGGACGCCGTCGTGGGACGCCGTACGGCGGTGGGGCGACTCTTGTGTCGACTGAAACGACAATTGCTGTCAATCTTTCGTACTGGACGACAACGACCCACATCGCGACAATGGGGGCGTGAGCAACGATCGAACGTCGTCGAGCACCCCCGCCACGGAGCCCCGAACGTCGGCCCGTGATCGTCCGCGCGCCAAGGCGGGCAGGGCCGGAGCGCGCGGCGCGGCGGCGGCCAACAACGCCACGGCGCCCGAGGTCGTCGCGAAGGCGCCCGAGGTCGCGAAGGCGCCCGAGGTCGCGAAGGCGCCCGAGGTCGCGAAGGCGCCCGAGGTCGTCGCGAAGGCGCCCGAGGTCGCGAAGGCGCCCGAGGTCGCGAAGGCGCCCGAGGTCGTCGCGAAGGCGCCCGAGGTCGCGAAGGCGCCCGAGGTCGCGAAGGCGCCCGAGGTCGCGAAGGCGCCGAGGTCGCGAAGGCGCCCGAGGGTCGCGAAGGCGCCCGAGGTCGCGAAGGCGCCCGAGGTCGTCGCGAAGGCGCCCGAGGTCGCGAAGGCGCCCGAGGTCGCGAAGGCGCCCGAGGTCGTCGCGAAGGCGCCCGCTGAGGTCGTGGCGAACGCGTCCGCGCCAGCGTCGAGCAGCGCCAAGCTGGCGCCGCTGCCAAAGATCGACGCGCTGCCTACGGGCCCAGCCGATGACCCGATGCCGCCCTGGGGGCCGGCGCCGCGCGGCGACGCACGCTCGCTGCGAGGAAGAGGCCCTGACGGGACCGCCCGGTTCGCGGTGGTGTTCCGCACCAGGTCCGCGATCGCGATCGGGGTCGGCGTGGTCGGATGCCGCGGCAAGTGGCGCACGGTGACCTACCCGTCGCAAACCTCGGCGGCATCGGCGTACGCGCGCCGGTGCGCGCAGTTCGTCAGCGACGGGTATCAAGACCTCTAGAACACCGACCGCTTTGAAGTGCCTGCGGCGACGGGACCTTGCGGGCACCTCCGGGCGTACGTCCGATGCTCGCTCGTCACGTAGGCGCTCCTCGCTGCGCTTCGGGCGTGCGCCCGGATCTGCCTCGCACGTCCGCGTCTCGCGACGCATTCAAACCGGTCGGTGTCCTAGCCGCGACCGCGGGTCGCGCCGGGCGGGTGTCGATCCACGACGCCCCCGCCGCGGCGCCCGCGACCTTCGAGACATACTGCTGCGCATGGCGCCCACTGTCCCCGCGGCACCGGCCCCGCACGACCGCCGCCACGTGCGCTCGTCGGCGATCACCTCGTTCATCGACGCCGAGGCGATCGAGCGGCTGCTGTCGCCGTGGCTGCCCGACCCCGGCGATCGCGCGTTCATCGCCCGCTGCATCCTGGCCGAGGGTCCGGCGCACCACCGTGGCACCAACTACGTGCTGCTGCGCCTGCTCGGCCAGGTCGCCGCCAGCCGCGCCCCCGCCGCCGCGCCCGCCGACGGCGCGGTCGCGGTGCCGATCCGCCTGCCGCCGCAGGTCGCCGCGGATCACGACGACGGCGACTATCCGCTGCGGTTCCCGCGCCGGGTGCTCGAGCGCCTGGCGCCGCCCGGCTCAGCCACGCTCGACGCGATGGTCGACTGCGTGACCGATGGCCCGCCCCAGCACGCCCTCGCCAACGCCGCGATGCTGTGCCTGCTCGACGCGATCCTGGCCGAGCTCGCGCCGCCATGACCGCGATCGACGAGACCATGACCCAGTCGTTCCTGGTCGCGGCCGCCGAGCTCGGCATGTGCAGCGCGGCCTGGCTGTTCGTGTCCGAGTTCGGCGCCAGCGGCGGCGCCCCGCTCGTCACCGAGGCCCGCGATCGGCTCGGCCGCGACTTCCCGGTGCTCGACGCGGTGTGCGCGCGCTACCTGGACGGCCAGCGCGGCCCGGTGGTCGACGCCGCGCGGGTCCAGGCGGCCTGCGCCGGCACGCGCCGGCTGCTGGTGGTCGGCATCGAGACGGCGTTCCTCGATCAGCTGGTGCCGTTGATCGACGCCGAGATCGGCCTCTTGACCCACGGCGAGCTCGACACCGACTGGGCGCGCGTGCTCGACAACTACGGCGGCCGGGTCGTCCCGTACGACCTGGGCACGTTCCAGCGCTGCGCTGGCAGCCGCAGCGCCCTGCTCACGTTCCTGTACGGCAGCGGCGCCGCCCTCGCCCACGTCAACCCGGCCTGGCTGCGGGTGATCGCTGGCGACGTCCGCACCCAGTTCCGGACGCTCGTCGGCTGGGACGTGCTCGGCGGCCAGATGTACGTCTACCCGCGCTGGCTGGTGTCGGCGCCGCTGGCCGACTTCTCCCACGTGATCGCATGAGCGGCGTCGCGTACCTGTGCACGTCGATCCTGCTGGTGGCGCTGGCGGCCCAGGCGCGGTGGCCGAGCGCGCGGCTGGCGATCGTCACCGGCGGCGCCGGGGTCACGTGCCTGGTGACGTCGCTGTCGGGCGTGGCGTCGACCAGCGCGCTGCTCGGGGCGGTGCCCTGGGACGTGCTGGTCATGCTGATCGCGCTCGGGCTCCTGTCGGAGCTGCTGGTCGAGTCGCGGCTGTTCGGCGCGCTGGCGCTGGCGTCGACGCGGCGCTCCGGCGCCGATCCGCGCCGGCTGCTGCTGCTGTTCTCGGTCGGCATGTACCTGGTCAGCGGGCTGGTCAACAACCTGACCGCGATCCTGTTCGTGCTGCCGATCCTGCTGCGGCTGTTCAAGCTGCTCGGCGTCACGCAGCGCTACCTGGCGTGGTCGCTCGGCGTGCTGCTGGTCGCCTGCAACCTCGGCGGCGCGGCCACGCCGA from Myxococcales bacterium encodes the following:
- a CDS encoding GatB/YqeY domain-containing protein, with translation MADSLEDKLRQQLTAAMKAKDSRTANLVRMINTKIMERRTAEGFSGVVDDALILDVISSYKKAMEKARTEYAALGDRGKDQVTELEFELAWCATMLPAGASEDELRAAVAAAVASLPAKDPKMAGRVIGMVKKQLGDRADAQLVKRLADEALA
- a CDS encoding protein kinase, with product MASPGHTLDKYPRRFGKYHLLGPLAQGGMGALYLAVTGDRGLERMMVIKTVLPHLADAEYVARFRDEAKVVVKLSHGNLIPVFDAGQVNGELFLAMDFVEGRDLRAIWNRCARERVAFPVDIAVYVVKELCRGLAYAHAFPDLQLVHRDISPPNILVSYTGEVKLTDFGLASSTLKLEKTAPGIIYGKVAYMSPEQARGEKLDGRSDQYAIAIVLWELLTGRQLFPPGKEQPQDLLTRARNPEVLRPSRKAPRVPAELDDIVVRALSAEKDQRYPTCDEMRQALQGWLAINAPTTDSTRMSDFLRDLFADDIVNERTEREAMLSNVRRRAMTLPPTDELRQILEKSGDYHVGTDSLAATAVRTPGSVGRRSADRGDQGVDRRKANDRRGPAAVTALMPDADPSPTDSQPILGMIVDGRYRVVELIGEGGMGKVYLAEHIDIGKKVALKVLHPSYSRMPDLVERFRREARAASKIGHPHIVDVTDSGTTADGSAYFVMEFLQGVELGSVIEREGALEVGRAVRITQQICRALAAAHTAGIIHRDLKPENVFLTIRDGTTDFVKVLDFGIAKTTEAEEARERKLTSPGMAMGTPEYMAPEQAAGRPADARCDVYALGAILYEMLTGVPPYQGDNFMEILTKKATVDPVAPIHLRSTIPAPVSALVAEAMARNPDDRPATMEAFEYELTKCMAGRGTAVAQILGMSTDQHLVASLNPGLSGRTIDSGVFARPTSSPALMVPRTQTPIPGALMASPSTPTSSARVDVVAAPMADPAESLALPLQRAGWATAAWTLLGLGLAVGVGVILFVAAGERRGHVNATAATAAPSPAAVIVDAGVPPIDAGKVTPGPGPGSNHGSAGPTRTVDVPPSDGGSGKPRIKPAGGTGAAPPATLSEADAAKLLAQANDMKDRLRYAEAKTAYEQVIASGHYRGDALVGLAWVYFQTSDVDRAIDTADKAVRAGAGDTARKMLGHFYFKKGFYDQALVYYQALLKAHPKDSGLIELVNATKAKLAKQQGAAGSGGSGR
- a CDS encoding response regulator, whose product is MAAERVLVIDDSPTIVRVVQLVLTKAGFVVEAAADGEAGLAAARANRPDLILLDFVMPKMNGYQVCRELAADPALREIPVVLMSAKGDQVGERFVKVMGIVDYITKPFSPEAITAVVQHTVGKYRSGDSGRSDGVAPAEVIDPTSGRARALAALRAHLTDVVAARVAALFALADAADGGGEGDARVPTDAGAIADTVRSALDDDALAQVVAGLDPAVFDGESLRGDLRVIPLAEIVQLLDHQEQSGVLTVMRNGARIDVYFRRGRIDQALGTGLADDLLLGRYIVDGELMPRGDFDAFLASRAGAAKLIGEQLVRLGHLSVADRRTALARQTSELLYEALRWRYGTFAFVAGSDAPAPVVEAALELDVEALLMEGFRRVDEWHLIERAIDDFELVFLRNEDAVAQMGRGRLTREELAVLEQVNGKNTVKDIVRKSRMGSFEVSKMLYRLLSIKLVRRRVLPVAV